Part of the Lolium rigidum isolate FL_2022 chromosome 6, APGP_CSIRO_Lrig_0.1, whole genome shotgun sequence genome, AGGACATACAAGTCGTCAGCAACCAAATCCACAACTTCCTCCCCTCTTCATGGAAGCCAACATCATAGGTTAGTACAATTTAAGGGACTGAAATGATAAAATCCAAGTGTCTGGGGTCTTACATGTCATCTAGCTGAAATGCTCCTACGTCACTCTTGGTCTTGCAGAAGACAAAGGTGTCAAGCTGAGGCTCTGGAACTGGAGAGGGCATTCGAAATAACAGTCAGATAGTGCCTCGAAGCTGATTGCATGCTAAAACACATTACCACGGCTTCAGCAATAAAAGGATAAAAGCATTCTCAGCAACGAAAAACATGTAAATGAATAAATTTGTTCCAACATCTGTTATTAACAAAGGAAAGCATATGATATTTGTGAACTTCATTTGCACTTCATTGGAGAAATGGGGTTTCATTTGGGGGACTGTAACAAACTCTTGGTGACTAAGCtacaaaaaaaatagaaacatacATCATCACATTGTCCAATGTTGATTCTTCTTGCTTCTCGTCTTAGTATCCAGTTCTGcaattaactaactaactaactgcCCCAGGCTTATCTTTCTCACTTCCAAATTGCACTAGACTATTTTTTGAAGTAGTATATTACTTAAGTGTATGTGTAGCCAATTGTGAAAAAATCAACAAATAAACCTGTATACAGAAATACAAGGCCCAAGTATGAGACaagaaaaaaatggtaaaaccttcaaaataagtAGCTTACAATAAGCACATTACTAGGAAAAATGGCTTTTGTAGAGCAAAAACATTTCAACTGCAGCGAGCAGAACATTATTCTAAAAAACTGTTTCTAAGAATGCAATGATGCATTAGCAGTTAGTAGCGATAACTATTTTCAGAATGGAAGATTTGGGGCAAGGTTTCTAGAAGTAGTGTAGACTGAACTAAATAGCACAAAATGGGATTTCAAGAGGCATGCGTGTTTCTTTTATGAATCTCACACATTAGCTATGTTATCCAAAATCAACTAGGAAGCACATGTTTGTTAGTGACGACCTAATCAGACTCCAAAAACCTATTTTCCCCAATTGAATAACATGTCAGTATGTGATACATGTCAGGTTGGCCGCTTTAAATGGTGAAGCATCCACAGATTGTCGTATAAAGCAGCTTATGTAACGGGCTAGCGGCTAAAGCTACAAACAGGCTATGTAGTAAATcattacaaagaaacatgctaATGTTTCAAGATCAAGTGGAGTACCCATGTCATCCTCCGTGCTCGATAAGGATTGCCTAGTTACCGAGTCATAACCATAGGGAAGCTTTGACAGCACCGACTGCTCGAGATGcttctccatgttctccttgcaGCTAGCAACagataaaaaccaacatggaacCGTCGTCTCAGCCACAAAACAAGGACTAGCAAGTAACAACCAGTAGCCGGTTTAATTGAGTTGATCGATACCTCTTGGCGAATCGCTGCTCCTGCTGGGACAGCCGGCTCAATAGGTCGTCAGACTTGGAGATGTAGGTCATGTACTTCTCAATCTACAGACAGCAACACGACGAGGTCAACTAAATACCAAACCATTTTAGGTGACCAGAGGCGGAGCTACATGGTGTTTATGATGTCAAGTGACATCACAAAAAATTGGTGAACGCCATGATACCAGCTATGCATACACCAGTTTTAACCTTACAAATACTAGATAAAGACCTCACTACATGTGTCACTCGCTCTGAATTTTTTACATCACCTGATGCCAATGCTAGCTCTGGCACTTTCGGTCAGTAAGTGGAATACAGTGCGGTGCAAATACAGGATTTAGTCTGACCTTCTGCAAGCGGAGGCGGAGGTAGGAGCGGAGCAGGAAGAGCGAGCGGTCGAGGTCCATCTGGTAGAGCGAGACCACCAGGTCGTCGACGCCGTTATCCGTGAAGTCGTCGAGCGTCTCCTCCTGATTTCACCACAGGGTTTCAAGAATCAGCATAATTTCCTGGAGTGTTCAGTGTGCATAATAGGCCGAAAGGGGGAATGCTAACGAGGAGCTGGATCTGCTCGCGGGCGCGGGAGACGAGggcggagtcgaagtggaggatcTCCGGTGCGGCCTTCTCGTTGCGCCAGGCCCGCTTCAGCAGCTCCACgtccgtggtcgccgccgccgacgcggacTCCTCGTCCTCCCACGAAGACATCCTCCCTTCCTTGTTCTGTCGCGAATTGCCGACGCGCGCGCTGGGGACGAAGCGGTTGGTGAGGATGCGGCACCGGCCTGGTGACCGCGAGcaccgacgagggaggcgagcggcggcgcggcgggtcGGATTTGCAGcccgcgacggcgacggcgacggcgagggagaGGCAACCGCGGGACGGCGGGGGTTTCGGATTGGATTTGGGGGCGACGGCAGTGCTGGGCCGGGAGGTGTGAGAGGATCTGTTCCTGGGCCGAAATACAAACTTAGAGCGAGAAAGATTGGAGTTCGCTCAAAAAGATAGTACTCCTACCACAATTGTACATGTCGTGACACGGAACTACCAAATAGGTAACGTTTGTCAATAACTACTAGATTTGGGGCACGCTCGCGACACGGAGCATTGATTCTACTTTTTAGCCGTCTTAACCACGTTTCTGGCAGTCGTGGCCAGGgccgactgtaatatcccaggttttagAGACAACAAAATGAGAAAACACCAAAGTAtggattgcattcatgcatagaaaatccggggaattttcgcgcctttaaataaaacttaccacggtaactaaaattttacttgacttgctggaattgaagtagatcatcaagtcaagcgctataaacttcaatgtgatctttgctaaagccTTGTTTTGGTTAGaggtgatttgatctatggactagatcaaatagaattagttttacaacaaacaacaccttaagtaagggtaactacaagatcttataaaagatctcaacatgacattccttacaacaacacatgaataattattcaaccataaatttaagaacacaattaatcaagaaactattctttacttatcttttccatgtcttttactaaataaatattcttgccatgattcacatggtatattctcaactacaatacttgaacccAAGCCAAGGAAATTCATATTCATTCTTTATCAACCCTTGACTATTCAATCTTGTTCATTCAAACATATTCCAattaaaccttagagaaaggagagaatcattcatatgaTTATACTATCCTTTGAATAGAACCTAGGTTAATATTTAAACCATATCTAAGTGAGGTAAGTCATTGATAATAACTAATGCTATAAGAAGTAcaagtcaagtattaaaccctacttgacctagccaaCACTTGATGGTAAATAAGAACCTCTTTAACTAGTGATCCAAGAGagacaagtgttgtgatcattacaacttggtaatgatcataaaccctagagaaaccctACTTATCCCAGAGAGCTCAAGCTACAtgtgtatactcaagtatattgaccaatacttgatcttggagaggagAACCATGTTTCACTAATGAACCATTATGAGGTCAatcctttgatcattacaaattaggTAATGATCATAAGTCCTAAGAATCTAggtgagtgtgatgagagaaataataaagaagtggttagtgaggaataagtggataacTACTGTATTATAGGGCAACCAACATCTTTTTTTCCATAATTTTGGGCTTCTTTCTGAATTAACCTCATGGTGACACGTACTTCATTTGATAGTCTGCTTTTCGTTGGTTTTTTCTGGTGTGTGATTTCGGTGCCCCTGCGATTTCTATCTTCCTGCTTCCCTTTCATTCCTTCTGTTTTCTGGGATGTACTGTATTTGTTGACTTTAGCTGAACAGTGCACCGCTTTGACCAAATTTGGTCTGTTCGCCAGCGTCGTGTATTCCTGGAAGAGTCTCCTTCGGTCCTTTCTCTCCCCAACGTGCTACTTCCTGGAAGAGTATTCTCCACCTAATCTCTCTCTCACATTCCATCAGCGTCCGGCGGCGAGGACACAGAGGCGCACACACGGAGCAGCAGCCGCGGCCGGCGCATCCTCGGCTCCACGGCGGCCTGCGCCCTCTCCGCTCCCCGAAGGCCGGCGCCTCCTcggcttccccgccgccggcgcgtCCTCCGAGGTGCGGCGGCCAGCGCGTCCGCGGCGGCCGGCGCCTCCTCGGATCCCCTGCCGCCGGCGCGTCCTCCGATGTGCGGCGGCCAGCGCATCCGCGGCGGCCGGCGCCTCCTCAGCATTGCGACGGCCGGTGCCTCCTCGGACCCGCGGTGGCCGGCGCGTCCTCGGCCCTCAGCGGCATGCGCCCCCTTGGCTCCCTGGAGGCCGGCGCCTCCGCGGCGGTTGACGCCTTCTCGGCTCCTCGGCCGTCGGGCGTCCGTGCGGCGGCCAGCGCGTCCGCGACACCCGGCATCTCCTCTGATGCGCGGCGTCTGGCGCGTCCTCGGCTCCCCGATGGCCAGAGCTTCCTCTGATGCCCGGGGGCCGACGTCTCCTTGGCTTTCCGGCGGCTCCGACGCGAGAACTCCACGGCTTCCATGTGACTTATTCAActattcttttcttcgattttcctCCTTTGTCTTATATATGTGTTCATCTCTCATTAATTTTTCCGGTTCTGTTTAGTTATGCAATCACCCACCACATTGCAACGTTGGCGACCAGGTGCGCGGTGGCAGACTTTCTGGGTTTGGATGGTTGACCGCCGAGCTTCCcatggggagagatgccactGCTTCAGATCGTAGCCTCCATGCCCAGGAGCCTCCGCTAATGAGCTCTTATGTCACTATGTCAGTGGTTTTCAGAAAGATGCTAGAACAAGAGAGTTTCAGGGGTTGGCATTTGAGTTCAATCTCTGCGAAGCTTTGCCCTCAAGGGAGCAGGTAGGTATTTTTTTCTACTCTGCTGACTTATCTTTCTGATTCAGTTGATACAACTTCAGGTCCAGGGGCTGCCTTATTTACAGATATGAGATTAACTCATGCAAGGATGAAGTACCAGAGTACATTGCAAAGCATGGACTTCGCATCTGTCGGGGGTCATGGCATGTTGTTGTGGCTGGGAACTGGGAAGGGCAGTGTTGAGCGGCGGCGGTAGTGGCACTGGGGGATGGGCGTGGTTGTATGGACCAAGAGCGGGCACAATGAGCTGCTGCTCTGCGGTTCCTCCACCTTCTGCTGAATTATTTGCTCTTACAAAGGAAGGTAAGCTTGACGGAAAATTATGTTTTGAATCTAACACTCCTCTGTTCCAATTTTTGTTTGCCCTGCTCTATATTTTCTTCCCTTTCAATCTCGATTCTCTTCCCTATACCAGTTAATTCTGAATTGGTGACAAGTCTTGACAATTGCTATTCGGTGAAGGTAATTTTACTACCAAGTTAATGGCACTGTATAGTTTGGAAAGTGGTTCAAATTCAGGACAGAAAAGAACTAAACTGGTTCATGTCCAGACTCCAGAGAAAAGAATGATTTAAACAAATACAAACAAGCACAAATTAAGAGAATGTTTTTTGAGAATTGTTTTATTTTCGTGATGAGTAATTCAATTCCATATACTGCAGTCCATGAGACAAAATTCAGTTCACCCAGTTAAGCAATATGTATATCCTTGAATGATGTTCCctgatttatttttaaaaaaatccttGATGAGCTACCAGCTACACTGGTAATGGTGTTTCAGAGAATTGGTCCAGTTACTCACTAGAGTGTGAAATGTAGTAGAACTACTCCAGAAAAGGTATTCTGATTTCTTTGGAAACCTGTATTGATTGGAGCATATGCATGTCAAAACTTAACCAGAAGTGTACCCCCTACTACGTGGAATATTTAATCACCCTTGATATGTATTGGTATGTTTACAAAAAAAGGAATCGATCTCTCAAAAAGAATGCACAATGATTTGGCATATTATACTTCATGTGCCTTTGTTCTGCTATAGTACACTGGAACCATGGAAACATGAGCTTCAGTTTTTGCATGATTCAGATTTTTACAGGTACATATGTGTGCTACTTCTCAAGTGAGGCAGGCATCAGCTGTGTGTTTgcttaaggagaagacaacccaaCAGCTTCTTCGTATCGATTATTTTGATCAATAGGTCATATTCTATTTTATTCAATCGTTAGTAGTTTAATTACTTGCACAACAATATTACCTAACTGAATGTTCCTCCCATTTAGATTTTTAACTCTGCAGTAGTAAGAAATTTAGTGGTTCATCTGACGTACCAGGGGAATTACTACTGAATTTCTTCACCAACATTTTAGAGTGTGTTTGACTGGTGTAATGGTGTTCTCAATGAACATTTTCATCTGAGTGAGCTTACTACAATATCAGATTGACTACTTCAAGTACATTTAAACTCGCCTTCCACAGTTGTGTGCTCTGTGTCAAGCCAATGGAATCATAGGCGAGGGGATCAGAATGTGTCAATGAAGAACGGAAAAATATTTGATCATATATTCAGGTTAGATGCCATGTTCATCTGTACTTTCTAGCTATTCCATTGTCTTTAATTGCTTCGACCATTTCAGTTTTCCTAGAATTGATGGCATCACAAGTTTCAGTTAAGCACACAGAATTCTTATGCGGTACAGGTTAAGTTCCACGTTCTTCTCTACTTTCTAGCTATTCCATTGTTTTTAATTGCTTTGAGAAGTCTAGATTTCCTAGAATTGATCCATCACAGGGTTAGAATTGATGGCTGTGCTAAGTTAAGACCACAGTTTATTCATTGCTTTAATTTCCTAGAAGAAAAACTGGGACAGGACACTGGGACTGAGACGGGAGCAACCAACAATTTTCTGTACTTAAAGATGTCAGCTCTGCAACTGAAAAGAAGATAAGGAAGGCCAAAGCATGGCTACTGCACCAGCCAAGAAACCACTCCTCGGTAAGCAGCAGGTTTAGACACAAGTTAAACACATACAATGAACTGACTTTTACCTTATTTCTTCTTCTCGCACCAAAACAAAGATTCACCTACAAGAACGGCTCAGGTCAGCCTAACAACCGATGAAGCAAAGATTTAATACACTACTACCAATCAGTTATGTATAGTATTATGGACCTACCAACTATCTAGACGATAAGTAATTTCGACGTATTATAATATTAAGTATTCATCACCCAGCTATGTATAATTGTCCTAATCGTACTCTCATGTTTCTGCAATATTCTACTATTTGGTACAGTTGATCGCTCTAGGTACTATGTATAATACTCTGTTCGGTACTGAATCTGTTGTCGGTATATATTTGTCTTGCCAAGGAAAATTAATAATACCTCTTTGCTCAATGCCCGACATTACATTGCTCCATTATTCTCTGTCTCCACCTGCCCCTTTCAAGGCGATAGACTCAGCTTCACAGGTTGAAGTGGGCTCAACATGTAAATTCTCATATAAAAAATAAATTGTCAAACAAAGAGGATGAAACAAGAATGTATAACGGAAAAGCCCCGGTTGAACCTGGGGttgaacctgggtgcacgtgAACCCAGGTTGGAAATGTATTTTTGAAAtgtgaaaaaattctgaaataaaaatatcgggGTACATATGCATATTCTATGTGTTCGTAGAAAGTTTTCCgcagaaaccacttttttatttcagaatctaaaaaagacaaaatacgtcacatatatactgctatatagccctgtaaaatttcacttttttgccgaggcaaaataaaatgctttttcagaacgaaactcatgtccagggcacatgtttgagatcatctttgcaatcattttgtgtttcgatttttgaaacatgttttgacatcacaaacccactttttgaaaaagtgggttcacatacaCTCAGGTTCACAAAAGCCGGTCTCAATGTATAACATTCTTTAAACATATTAAGAAAAAGGGTAACGGATATAAATTCTCAAATTGTATATTAACCTTGTAATAAATTTATTTTGGATACCTAATAAAGTTAATAAAGGGCcgaatgcatcaattgatgcagaggctaggaTTTTatccccttatcgaaaaaaaaacctAGAAAATCAGCCTAGATTGTGGCCATTGAAGATGCAACAATGAGGAATCATTCATGAATTTGTGAGATTTGAGCGGGTTCATCCTCTGTTTTGCATTTCCTTGCAGAGCTTCTGGAATATGAGTGTTTCGTCCTGTATTCTTCATTTTCTTGCTGTATAAATTAGggcaatttttttttgacatggtATCTATTGTGTTCCTTGCAAATTTTGTTTACATTTGTCTCTTTGATGAAGAGAgtattagtttcaaaacaaaatgCACGTAATAATTAATTTGCAGTTTATTGTAAATATGTTGATCCTGCTTCACCTTAATTATTACTTTAGCAAAATGATCACACTATTTTTTATGGAAATCTTGTCTTTGTCACAGTGGGCTACGTACTCCATAAATTATGGACTTTATGCATGGTTTGCGTGGGTGGAGTTACAACTTTGTTTACTATGATTTCCGAAAACTAGCAAGCCTGTTATTGTAGTGTGTGTTCATCTTTCTGTATGCCCTCCCGATATCAATGTATCATGTGTCCAACTTAATTATCAGTTATTTTTGTGCCTTACTTAATGTGGGTAAAATTCTATATATACTTCAATCTGAAACATAAAAGCATCCCTCCCGGGAACCCGCTGGTATAAATAGAAGGACATGATTTATTCACTTGATCTTCAAGATTCAATTTTTATACACCTAATTTCTTTCATTGTATGTTGTATCCAACTTCATTGCCAAGCATCTGAAAACCTAATGTTTAAACACGAAAATCTTATTTATTTCCATCAATTCAAATATGTTCTTAAAAATATTATAACCATCATATTACACAtttgcgcggcgtgccgccgtgccCATCCATTGCTAGTCAATCTTTAAAGTGTGATCTTACCTTGTAGATTTAGGTGATAAGTAAAACTTGTGGGATAATTAGATACCAtatatcacatgaaatgatagatacatcactagtagttaattctagaccaagcctCATGCCTTGAGTGGAGGAGTAATGGCATTGTActtaaaccttgtttatccaaatACTTGGGACaaccctagcattgccttgatgcaTGAATCCTAACAAAGTGAGGAGAATAaccctagccaataaaacatgacCAAAGCTTATGCCCATATCCTAATCCTAGTTATGTATCACATGAGTGATCACCACTAAAGCCCTAGACCCCATTTGAATTTCAATACAAGTACTACTTGGGatgataagtagaaccctgccatacctcatgcctatttatactttaatttattgaagcttatgcaaaaccctaaatcctttcacataggatccattccacataaaatattatgtcctaacttgtgtatcatagatcacaagtataaaccaagccagttATAATTAAGCTTAAATGATATTTAAGTGAGTAGAGTGAAAtcaatatccaattctatttaGCATTCCAAGTAACTATTTAGTCAACCAAATAGGAAAATATATCATAGTTTGGACCATCACCCTAGCAAGTGAATTAACCATGATGAGCTTGGGATTTATTTTAAGTAATCCAAGCtaaatgacttgaggcattataaaTCTTATCCAACCATCTTCCTAAGTCTTTAGAAATAGTTgtccacatgaaatcatgaaccAACCCCATCCTCAATACCATTTACTTTAAACtttagccataattaaaatatatgtaaaAAATCCATATTGTTAAGTACTAGCTAAACCTAATAATgtcttcaccatgcacatgttataaattttcaaaccatttaaatagaTTTGATTTCTAAATAAAGAAAGAATTCAGACAAACCCTTAAACTCATATCTATTTTAAATTTAGAATGCACCTCACTAAAACACCATTTAATCAAATAattaatatttgtttaaacaacacaAATATGCAGTAAGCATCACTATCAAGTTCTATTAAGATTCACATATTTAAGAACATGCAAAAATTAacagaaatcaaatttgaattcaaatagcaaatttaaaatagaaaataaaaagagaaaatgaagagagagagagagaggccttaCCTGTTGGGCCACGAGGCCCAAAACCAACCCTACACCAGCACCACCTCAGCGACCAAAGTAGCCCAGCCCACGTCCACTTACCGTTTCGTGTTAAAAAAGAAGAGCcaacgtcgtcgtcttcttctccgagctcgacaccgcggcagcgccagtagacgccgtcctcgtcgacgATAGGGATGCCCGGACGCGTCAGAAGGTTCCAGAACCTTGCCCTAATCgtttcgcgtccgagtctatgcAAGGGGCGAAAAGATCTTCCCTAGACAacccttccagagaccgccacctcccgaccatcGCTGTCGTCGTGTCAAGGCCTCAGTGTTTCCCTCGGTCTATAAATAGGGGGAAAGAACCGCTATGCCCTCCTTGATCTCATCCACCCCTCCATTTTTCCGTAGAACCTCTCTATTTCTCGATTTCTTCCTCGACTGctcacctgcgttgagcatggtgCCGACGATTGGAGCAACCCCGGAGCACACTGTTAGGTCTGGGAGGAGCGCCTGGATGCGTTGATCATCCTGGCATAGTCGTGCATCAAGGGGAGCAGTATGGAGGGCGAATTTCGTCGAGCCCTTCCGCAGCACCTCGCTGGTAATGGCGAATCCCAGCTCGCCTCCGTCCACAATCCACCTCGGCGACCATCTGAGAAGCTTCAGG contains:
- the LOC124667380 gene encoding DNA replication complex GINS protein SLD5-like; translated protein: MSSWEDEESASAAATTDVELLKRAWRNEKAAPEILHFDSALVSRAREQIQLLEETLDDFTDNGVDDLVVSLYQMDLDRSLFLLRSYLRLRLQKIEKYMTYISKSDDLLSRLSQQEQRFAKSCKENMEKHLEQSVLSKLPYGYDSVTRQSLSSTEDDMVPEPQLDTFVFCKTKSDVGAFQLDDIGEEVVDLVADDLYVLRYKSIKGLVEAGRIDLI